The segment TTCATGATCTCGTTGGTCCCCGCGTAGATCCGCTGCACGCGCGCGTCCACGTAGGCGCGCGACACCGGATACTCGAGCATGTAGCCGTAGCCGCCGAACAGCTGCAGGCACTCGTCGATCACTCGCTGGGCCATCTCCGTGTGCCACAGCTTCGCCATCGAACACTCCTTGACCAGGTACGCGCCCGCCGCATGCTGCTCGATCAGCTTGTCGAGAAACGCCCGGCCGACCTCGACCTGGGTCGCACACTCCGCGAGCTTGAACTGCGTGTTCTGGAACTTCGAGATCGGCCGGCCGAACGCATGGCGCTGCCGCGTGTAGTCGATCGTGTCGGCCAGGACCTTTTCGGCCGCGGCCTGCGAGCCGATCGCGACGACCAACCGTTCCTGCTGCAAGTTCTGCATGAGCTGGCCGAAACCGTCGCCCTCCTCGCCGAGCCGGTTCGCCGCCGGAACCCGACAGTCCTCGAACGCCAGCTCCGCGGTGTCCTGGGCGGCGAGTCCGATCTTGGCCAGCTTCTTGCCCTTGACGAACCCGGGCCGGTCGGCCTCGACGACGAACAGAGACAATCCGCGGTGCTTGTCGTCGGCGTCCGGATTGGTGCGCGCCACGACGATGCACAGGTCGCACAAGATGCCGTTGGAGATGAACGTCTTGCTTCCGTTGAGCACGTAGTGGTCGCCGTCGCGGACCGCGGTCGTCCGTATGTTCGCGAGATCCGATCCGGTTCCCGGTTCGGTCATGGCGATCGCCGTGACGAATTCGCCGCGGGCGCAGCCGGGCAACCAGCGGCGCTTCTGCTCCTCCGAACCGAACTTGTAGATGTAGGGGACGACCACGTCGGAGTGAAGCGCGAGCGCGAACCCCGAGTCGTACGCGTATGCCATCTCCTCCATCACGACCACGGCGTGCAGGAAGTCGCCGCCCGGCCCGCCGTACTCCTCCTCGAGCCACGTGCACAGGAATCCGCCCTCGCCCGCCTTGCGCCACGCATCGCGATCGACC is part of the Deltaproteobacteria bacterium genome and harbors:
- a CDS encoding acyl-CoA dehydrogenase — its product is MKRTLFSEEHELFREAFRTFVDREVVPNQARWMRDGMVDRDAWRKAGEGGFLCTWLEEEYGGPGGDFLHAVVVMEEMAYAYDSGFALALHSDVVVPYIYKFGSEEQKRRWLPGCARGEFVTAIAMTEPGTGSDLANIRTTAVRDGDHYVLNGSKTFISNGILCDLCIVVARTNPDADDKHRGLSLFVVEADRPGFVKGKKLAKIGLAAQDTAELAFEDCRVPAANRLGEEGDGFGQLMQNLQQERLVVAIGSQAAAEKVLADTIDYTRQRHAFGRPISKFQNTQFKLAECATQVEVGRAFLDKLIEQHAAGAYLVKECSMAKLWHTEMAQRVIDECLQLFGGYGYMLEYPVSRAYVDARVQRIYAGTNEIMKLIIARQLGL